From the genome of Rhodospirillaceae bacterium:
GGGACGATTCGGAAGTCCTGGAGTGGGTCACTTGTGTGGCCTTTGCAATTACAGCGGGCATCATGATTAAGGTTCTCATAGTCCCCGGTGGTGTCCTTGCAGAGGCCCCACTTCTCGCACGTTTTTGCGGTGTCGCTTTCGGTGTAACTGCCTTCTTCCTATCAGGCCGCAAAATTGTTGTCGGTCTTGGAGTCGGATCATCCGTATTTGCAATACTGTCTTATTTAAACTTGAGTTGGCCTATTCTTTAGTGAATTTTTGGTAAGCAGAAGGAATTTGAGGCTGACGATTAGGGCTGCTAGTGCTATTAGCGGCGATTCTGATCATCACCGGAATACGTCAGCTTTTAAGGGGTGAAGCGGACGTAATTTGAGGGCGCTGATAAGGATAGCTTCTGACGTTTATTCATTGATATTAGCGGGTACTTAACGGTTTTCCGGAATTTTATCGCACTTATCCAGCAGAGCTCGGTTCTAAGATTTTGTTTACTTTCTCCAAGATTTCTCTGTTCAACTTCTCATCAATCTCAGCTGCTTTGGAATCGTGTTCCATGTTAGCCACAACAGTTTTTCTGATGAATTCGTTGAGTTGTTCGTTGTTAGCACCAATCTCTTCTATTCGCTCGTTTTGTTCTTGTAAAAGCTCGTTCTGAACACTTTTATCTGTATGA
Proteins encoded in this window:
- a CDS encoding AzlD domain-containing protein produces the protein MTDLPHWLILVLVIFGTFFWKFIGVVAAGKIRDDSEVLEWVTCVAFAITAGIMIKVLIVPGGVLAEAPLLARFCGVAFGVTAFFLSGRKIVVGLGVGSSVFAILSYLNLSWPIL